The DNA region TGCCGCGGCCGACCACGCAGCCCTGCGCTTGAGGTCTCCACCTTCGGCAGCACGGGCCATGACGTAGATGCCCCACCCGATATAGGCCATGTTCGGTGCGAAGTTCGGCCCGTCGGGCAGGACATCCCATGTCTGCGTGGCGCTGTTCCAGACATCATCCGATCCCGGCAGGATCGAGAAGCCCACCACATCACCCACCACTGACGTGTCCGATGTGCGTGCGGACGATCCGATATCCCCCCACCAGCTGAGCATTGACCCGGTTCCGGCCAGGAACTGTTGGAAGCCGGTGGTGCCGGGATCTGCGTTGATCTGGTCGGCGGGCTGCGTGTCCATGATGTCCACGACATCCTGGATGGCCCGGACCCAGGCTGAGTTGTTGACGCGCGGTGTCATGTCTTCGGGGTCGAAGAGCCACGCGGGATCGTCCGGGTGCTTGGCGTAGGCCGTGGCGCGGCTGGCCAGGAAGTAGAAGCCGAAGCCGCCCCAACCCTTCAGCGGATCCAGGTAGCCATGGGCCTGCAGACCGGTGAACGGGTCGTCCTTTCCGGCCAGGAAGCTGCTGACTTCCTGCACCTTCTGCCAGGTCGTTGGCACTTCCCACGGACCCTCATGGCCCTCCTCGGCCCAGGCCGCAGCGAAGTCTTCGTTGGCAAAATAGTCGGTGCGGTAGTTGAAGTTGTGGCAGTCGCCATCAATCGAGACGCGATATGTCTCTCCCGCCCAGGTGCCCACCGGCTCCTGTAGGTAGCCGACATAATCATCCATATCGATGTCTTCCTTGACCCAATCGGGCATCGGATCCAGCAGCCCGCGACCAGCGGTGTCGCCCTCAAACGGGGCGCCCATCTCGATGATGTCGAAATCGACCGTGCCCGTGGCGATTGATTGCTGCAGGCGCGCATTGTAATCGGCCTGCGCAAGGTCGATCCAGTTGATCGTCGCGCCGGTGTATTCCTCCCAAGGCCGCAGGAACCCGCGGAACAGGAAATTGTGCAGGTTCTGGTTGTTGAGGCCCATGAAGGTCAGCTCAACGCCCTCAAATTCCCCCTCGGCGAAGCGCGCCCGCGTGGAGCCCAGGCACAATTCGCCGACGGCCTGCCAATCGGCGTCCGTCGGGCTGCCCATGCCGACGCCCGGAATGGCGAGGATTTGCTCGCGCACATTGGCGTGCCCATCGGCGAGGGCCAAGCCCGGCATCAGGCCGCTGGATGCGGCCAATGCGCTGACGCTGGCCGCCCCTTTGAGCATTGTTCGACGGCTTACCTGGGCCGCGACAAGACGTTTGTAGAGTTCGACTTTCATTTCAATTCCTCCCTGGCAGTTTTCGCACGTTGCTGTGCGACACCTTGCGCCACCCAGTTCTGGCCCTTCCGGCTCTGGCAGGTGAAACAAGAAAAGTGGCAATCGCCGCTCGCGCGATACCGGTCTTTCAAGGGCAACTGTCCCTCCAACACCGACACCTGTCAAGGACCTAACATGCTAGTCAGGTCAGATGTGGACATGGTCTGCTCCTTGGGCTACCCAAGATTTGCAATTGAACAGTATCGGGTGGGCCATGGCCGAGGTTTCCGTCAAAAACCTGAAAAAGAACTACGGGGCCGTGGAAGTCATCCATGGCATCGACGTGGACATTGCGGATGGGGATTTCGTGGTACTGGTCGGCCCCTCAGGCTGCGGAAAATCCACGCTTCTGCGCATGATCGCCGGGCTGGAGGAGGTCACATCGGGTGATATTCTCATCGGGGATCGCAGGGTCAACAACCTGTCACCGAACGAGCGGGACATCGCGATGGTGTTCCAGTCCTACGCGCTTTATCCGCACAAAACGGTCGAAGCAAATATGGGATTTGCGCTGAAACTGCGCAAAATGGACAAGGCCGAGGTCAAGAAGCGCGTCGCGGACGCCGCTGAGATCCTGGGCCTTACGCCTTACCTGAACCGGTTCCCCCGCGCGTTGTCCGGTGGCCAACGGCAGCGCGTTGCCATGGGCCGGGCCATTGTGCGGGACCCGCAGGTGTTTCTGTTTGATGAGCCGCTGTCGAACCTCGACGCCAAGCTGCGCGTGCAGATGCGCACCGAAATCCGCGAGCTGCACCTGCGCCTCAAGACCACAACAATCTACGTCACCCATGACCAGATCGAGGCGATGACAATGGCCGACAAGATCGTGGTTCTGAACGGTGGCAATGTGGAGCAGATCGGCAGCCCGCTGGACTTGTATGACCGGCCCGACAATCGATTTGTCGCGAGTTTCATCGGATCGCCATCAATGAACCTGATCGACGGGATGGTGACGGAGGTTGCGGATGGGACCGCGACCCTGGCCTTGGGTGAGTGGACAATCGCGGTTCCGGCGCAGTCCGGTCTTGTCGCGGGGCAGAAGATCACGCTTGGGGTCCGGCCAGAACACCTCAGCCTGTCGGAGACTGGTATGCCCGCCAAAGTGCGCGTCGTTGAGCCCACGGGATCGGAAATCCACGTCGTATTCCAGTTTCAGGATCAGGAAGTGACCGCGATCTTCCGCGATCGCCATCCTTTGTCGCCCGGCGATCATGTGCATCTGGCACCGGACATGTCGCATCTGCATTTGTTCGATGGCACCACGGGCGCGCGGATCGATTGACCGGTGATCCGTGCCTGCCTCTGGTTCAGGGAACGAGGGCACAAGCCGTCTGGACCGATATCGAGGGTGCGGTTTAGGGTGCATCAAACAGGGAGAGATTTGCCATGCTTAAAGGGATCGACCCGCGCCTGAACGCGGATGTGCTTCATTGCCTGCGCGCGATGGGCCATGGGGACACGCTGGTCATTGCGGACACGAATTTCCCCGCCGACAGCGTGGCGCGCCACACGATCTATGGCGAATTGCTGAGGATGGAGAACCTGACCTGCGGCGCGGCGATGGAGGCCATCTTGTCCGTCCTGCCGCTTGATACCTTCGTGGATGACTTTGCGGCCCGGATGGAGGTTGTGGACAGCCCCGACGAAATCCCTGACGTGCAGGGCGAGGTGCAGGAGCAGATCGACCGTGCCGAGGGGCGACCCCGCCCGATGGTCAGCGTCGAGCGGTTTGAGTTCTACGACCAGGCCCGCGAAAGCTATGCCGTCATTCAGACCGGTGAGCGCCGGTTTTACGGCTGCTTTATCCTGCGCAAAGGTGTGATCGGACCCGACGCATGAGCCATGATGTCGTCATTCTGGGCGTGTTCGTGGCCGACACCGCGTACCGTGCTGATCGCCAGCCAAAGATGGGTGAAACGATCCTGGGCAAGTCATTCGCGCTGGGGCCGGGCGGGAAAGGCTCCAACCAGGCGGTGGCTGCCGGAATGGCCGGTGGCGACGTCGGGTTCATCACGAAACTCGGGAAAGATCCGTTTGCCGACATGGCGCTTGCCACGTGGGACAAGGCCGGGGTGACCTCGCTCGCGTCCCAACATGCCGATAGCTACACCGGGGCGGCATATATCTTCATCGAAGAAGCCACGGGTAATAACGCCATCATCGTCAGCCCCGGCATTGCCGCCACGATCAGCGTTGCGGATATCGACGCCCATGCCAATACGGTCCGCACTGCCAAGGTTTTCATGACACAGCTTGAGCAACCCCTGGACGCCGCCGAACACGCATTGGGCCTGGCGCGCGCTGGCGGGGCCATCACCATTCTCAATCCCGCCCCCGCTGCTGAGCTGCCAGACAGCATGCTGGCCCTGTGCGATTACGTGACCCCGAATGAGACCGAGACCGAGGCGTTGACGGGCATTCCGGTGCAGACCACCGCCGATGCCACCCGCGCGGCGGAGGCGCTATTGGCCCGTGGCGTCAAGGCCGCGATCATCACCTTGGGCGAAAACGGCTGCCTTTTTCACGATGGTCAAAGCGCCGTGCATATTCCCGCGATCTCAGCGGGGCCGGTTGTGGAAACCACAGGTGCAGGCGATGCGTTCAACGGCGGGTTTGCCGCCGCGCTGGCCGAAGGTATGGCGCCACTTGAGGCGATCCGGTTGGGCACCGCCACTGCCGCGATTTCCGTCACCCGGGCAGGCACCGCCCCCTCCATGCCGGCCCGCTCAGAAATTGACGCTCTGCTTGCGTCGGGTTGAGCGGGGACCGTTGGCATTGCGCCCCGCAGATCGGTCGCGCCACGACCAAAGCTGATCTCCGGTTCGTTGACCCGTTCAGCCCAATAACAGTCCGTAATTGCGGCATCCTTCTTGCGTCGGGACCTCAGCCTGTCTTCAACTTCTGGAAGGTCAGCGGATGGTAAGCGTGCGAAAATACCCAGACACGCGGCCACGGCTGGTGCGTGTGTCCGACGACGCCCACCTGATCGCCTGAGCGTCGCCGCCAATGCCCTTGCCGCTAAGGTCACGGTCAGCCCTTATCATCTGCGGCTGGACCGGCTGCACAGTTAGCGCCTATTCGACGCCATAGATGCGTGCAATGTCATCGAGCATCAGGCGCGCCGCAAGAATACCGCCTGCGGTGTTCCAAGCCTCATCGCTGACGGAATGGACGCGGCCTTCCTGCACGGCGGCCAGACCCTGCCAAAGGGGATCGACCAGCGCCTGCTCAGCGGCGGCTTCGCCTTCTCCGTTGCCGTTATCGTAGGTGAAGTGGAAGATCCGGTCCCCGTCCATATCTGGGATGCTTTCACGGCCAACGCGCATGGCGAAGTCTTCCACGTCCTGGATCGCGGGCCGGGCAAAGCCGAGGTTGCTGAGGATCACGCCAGAGAAACTGTCGAGTTGGTAGATACGGATGTGCGCGGCGAGAAAGCGGATCACCGAAACCTCCTCAGACAGGTTGTCGCCCAAAGCCTCAGACAACTCGGCGACCCGCGCGTCGTAATCCGCGAGGATCTGGGCGCCTTCATCGGCCATGCCCACGGCCTCTGCATAAAGTGCATAATTGACGCGCCAATCGCCGCGCAGGCGTTCCGACATCACAGTGGGCGCAATGGCGCTGAGTTGGGTGTAGATCTCTTCATGGCGCTGCATGTTGCCGAGGATCAGGTCCGGCTCAAGTGCGGCGACGAGTTCCAGGTTGATGCCTGTCTCGTTGCCGAGCGGTTCCACGCCGTCCATCTGCGGCGTGATATGGGTGTACCACGGATCGCCGGTCCAGCTGTTGGCTGCGCCGACAGGGGTCAGACCAAGCGACAGCAACGCTTCCGTCCCCTCATTGGTCAGCATGACGATCCGCTGGGGCGCCTCGGGCACGTCCGTCTCGCCCATGGCGTGGGTGATCGTGTCGGCGAAAGCTGTCCCAGACAGGGCCAATGTGACGACGGTTGCAAGAATTGACAGGCGCATGGCGGATCGTCCTTGATGTTGAGTATTTTAGTCAGATAATAGGCTGACAGAAATAGTTAGAAATGCAAGGGTCAGAATGCGGGCCGGAAATACAATCCTTATAGCAGGAGCGATCTGCCTAGCTGTCCTCAGCTTGCACCTGGGTGTCCGGACCTATGCCCCGGCGGAGATATGGCGCGCGTTAACAAGCGCGGACGCGGACGCGACCGCGATCATCGTCCGCGACCTCCGCGTGCCGCGCATGGTGCTGGCCGCCTTGATCGGTGCGGCCCTGGCCCTGTCAGGTCTGATGATGCAATCGGTGACGCGCAATCCAGTGGCGGAGCCCGGCCTTCTGGGCGTGAATGCAGGCGCGGCCTTTGCGGTCGTGGTTCTGCTGACCGTCCAACCGGGCGCGGGCGTATGGCTGGTCATAGGGGTTGCGGCGATGGGTGCGGCCCTCGCGGCTGCGTTGGTCTTTGGGCTCGCATTGTCCATCGGCGCTGCGATGTCGCCGGTGCATCTGCTGCTGGCGGGGGTCACGGTGGCCGCGTTGTTGATGGCGGGCGTACAGGTGTTGATCATCCTCAACGAGCAGACGTTGGAAGAGCTTATCTTCTGGCTCTCCGGCTCCTTCGCGGACAGGCCTATTGTGGGGATCTCGGTCGTGGCGGCTGGATTGGGTCTGGGCGGCGGTCTGTGCCTGTTCCAAGCCCCTGCATTGGACGCTTTGGGGGCCGATGATGCGACCGCCACAGGCCTGGGCGTCGATGTCCCCCGCCTGCGGCTGCTGCTTCTGGGATGTGCTGCTTTGCTTGCGGGCTGTGCCGTGGCCCTGGCCGGGCCGATCGCCTTTGTGGGCCTTGTTGCGCCGCGTCTGGCACGGTTGAGCGGTGCACGGGGCCACGCCCAGTTGATCCCCCGCGCGGTGCTGTTCGGCGTGCTCCTCGCCCTCTCCGCAGATCTGATCGCGCGCTTCGTCCTGTACCCGTCCGAGGCGCCCGTCAGCGCGGTGATGGCGCTGATCGGCGTTCCGATCCTGATCGGCCTGCTGCGCGGCACAAGGATGCGACTGGCATGACGGCCGCGCGCATCAGTTTGCCCGTGGCGCTCATGGCGCTGGCGCTTGTGGCCGCCGCGATGGGAAGCTCCTTCATGCCGCTTGACCGGATCATCGCGGCGCTGTTCGGGCAGGGCAGCCGACCGGATACGGTGATCCTCTGGACCCTGCGCCTGCCGCGGGTTCTCATGGCGATATTGGCGGGCGCGGGCCTTGGGATTGCAGGAGTTCTGCTGCAACGCGCGACGCGCAACCCGCTGGCCTCCCCGGGCGTGTTGGGCGTGGTCGACGGTGCGGCTATCGGGGTGCTGGTGTTCCTGCTCGTGTTCTCGAACGAGGCCAACGCGCTGGCCGTCTCTGTCGCCTGGCAACCCATCGCGGCCATCATCGGTGCGTTGATCTTCGCGGCATTTGTGGCCGTATTGGCGTATCGGGACATCGCGCGGCCCATGACGCTGATCCTTTACGGGATCGCGCTGGCGGCGCTGGCCAACGCCGTCGTCGTCCTTCTGATTATCGCGGGACCGGTCTACCGGGCATCACAGGGGCTTATCTGGCTGGCAGGGTCCGTCCAAAGCGCGGAGTGGCGCGAAGTCTGGATATTGCTTGCAGCGCTGATCGGGGCCGTACCGGTGCTGGCCGCATTGATCCGCCCGCTGGACCAAATGCACCTGGATGATCACAGCGCCCGTGCGACGGGCCTCTCGGTCAACCGGGTGCGGGTCTTCGCGCTGATCCTGTCGGTTCTGCTGACGGCTGCCATGGTCTCCATCGTTGGTGGCGTCGGCTTTGTCGGGCTGATCGCACCGCACGCCGCGCGGCTGCTTTTCGGCAACCGGGCTGTGTGGCAGCTGACCGGGGCTGCACTGATCGGCGCGGGCATGGTCCTTGGCGCGGACCTCATCGTGCGGGTTCTGTTCCAGCCATTGGAGGTCCCCGCAGGCGCCGTAACGGCCCTGATCGGCGCACCGTATTTCCTTTTTCTCCTGATCCGACAAGGTCGCGCCCATGCTTGAGCCGCTTATCACAATCGACGCGGGCACCATCGGCTATCGCGACGTGCCCGTGTTCCAGAACCTGACGCTCACCATCCCGAAAGGCGAGGTCACGGCCCTTTGCGGGCCAAACGGGTGCGGCAAGTCCACTGCGCTTAAAGCGATGCGGGGGCTGTTGCCATTGACGGCGGGGCAGATCCTGATGGATGCCATGCCCTTGGCACATTGGGACGCGAAGGCGCTGGCCCGTGCGGTCGCGATGTTGGGCCAGACGCCCTCGGCCCCCGAAGAGATGCGCGTGCGCGATCTGGTGGCCTTGGGGCGCTATGCTCACCGAAGACCCTTCGCTGGCCTTACCGGTTGCGACCACGCAGCCATCGAGGCGGCGATCCGCGCCACGGACATGCACGCGCTGGCCGATACGGCGCTGGCCAATCTGTCCGGCGGCCAGGCGCAAAGGGCTTGGCTGGCTATGGTTTTGGCTCAGCAATCCCCGGTGATTTTCCTGGATGAGCCGACGAACCACCTTGATATCACCCACGCTCTCTCCACCCTCTCGCTGGTGCGCACCATGGCACGGGACGCGGGCAAGACCGTGGTGATCGTGTTGCACGATCTGAACATGGCCGCGACCTTTGCCGACCGGATCGTGCTGTTTAAGGACGGGAAGATTGCGGCGGACGGCCCCGTCAGGGCGGTTCTGACTGCGGAGACGGTGGAGGCGGTCTTCGACGTCCGCTGCGCCGTGCTGCAAAGACCGGAAAGTGACTTACCTCTCATCGTGCCCCTGTTTGCGAAGACGATCCGCGACTAAGGCTCGCGTTCAATAATTTCATCGGCAGCCCAAAGGCGACCTATTCCAATCGAAAGGACAGACCCATGCCGAACGACCTGACGCCCCCAAAACCCACACCGCAAAAGCGCATCAGTTGCGTCCTGACCGTATCGCGGGCGTGGCGGGTGACCCCGAACATGATCCGCGTGACCCTGACCGGACCTGAGATCGCCGACATTCCCGCGTCAATCGCAGGCGGTCATTGCAAAATCCTGTTGCCCGCTGCGGGCCAAAGCCCTGCGGATTTGACGCGCGCCATGGCAGAAGGACCGAAGCCCACCACGCGGACCTATACGATCCGCCATGCGCGACCCGAGGCCTGTGAGATCGACATTGATTTCGTGGCCCACGGCGACAACGGCCCGGCTTCCGCCTGGGCGGCACGCGTACAGCCCGGCGACATACTGGGATTTGCCGGTCCGGGCCAGCCGAAATTGACGGACATGACCGCGGATTACTATCTGATTGCCGCCGATATGTCGGCCCTGCCGGTGGCTCTCGCAGGGTTGGAGGCCTTGCCGAAAGACGCCAAAGGCATCGCGATCTTCGAGGTGCAGAGCGCCGAGGACCGCCAACACATCAACGCACCCGCAGGCATCGCGCAGCACTGGCTGATCCATGCCCATCCTGAGGAGCAATCGGCGCAGCAGACGGATTTGATCCAACGGCTCACTCTGCCGGATGGGCGTATCAAAACACTCGTCGCCGGTGAAACTGGTGTGATCCGCGCGTTGCGGTTGCATCTGCGCGGCGAACGCGCACTGCCGCGAGCGGACGTCTACGCCTCGGGGTACTGGCGCATCGGCCTGGCGGAGGATCAGCATCAGAAGGTGAAAAATACCGAAGCCGCCGAGGATGAGGCGAAACTGGCGGGATAGTGCTGGGACGCGGGGTGGTGTGGGAGGAGTGCCCGACCCCGGCCGCAATCAGATTGGCACCGCGCAGACGCTCTAGCGTCCGCCAAAATTGATCGAAAAGCTGGTTTGTGCGCCTGTAGGCGGGGGCGGGAAAGGGGCCGCTCTCTGCACGATGGAAAGGCCCGCCTGGTCCAATTCCGGGTTGCCGGAGGATCGGGCGACGGACAATCCGGCCAGATGACCACCGCTGCCGATCCGGAACGAGATCACCACATCCGCGCCGGTATGACGGACCCGGGGTCGGCCCGCGCGCGAAATGCGGCGCAGGACCTGGCCCGGGTAATTCGCGATGTCCGCAGCGTTGCCCGGTTGCGGCGCGGGTTGCGCGGTGGGGGTCGTTGCCGTTGCAGATGCCGCCTCTGTCCCGATGTCGCTGCCGCGCGTGGCATTGTTGGCGGCGTTACCACTCGCTGCGGGCGGAGGTGGAGCCAGGCCTTCGGGCCGGGTGCGCGGGCGTGGGCTGCTGAGCGGGGTCAGGGCAACCTCATCCTCGGCCACCATGACATCGGTTGGGCTTTCGGCGGCTGTCGGTTGGGCGACCGACGGGGTGGGGGTCACGGTGGGCTGTACTGGCACTGGCCGTGAGGGTTGTACGGGGACGACGGCGATGGTCGAGGGCGTTATGGCTGCGGCCACGTCTGCCTCAGCATCGGAAGGCTGTGCGTCCGTGGGGGCGGCGGTGATCTCAACCTCGACCACATCGGTTATGTCTGGCGCGGCCTCCTCTGATGGATCGACGTCGACCCGGGCCGCATCGGCCAGAATAGGGACCCTTGCCGCCTCTGGCGGGTCCACCGGATCCTGCGGCGCATCCTCAACCTCCACTGGCTCTACGACGTCCTGCTCTGCGCGGCCCGGCGTGCCCGCAACCATATCCGCGAATGACGACCCGAGGCGGGCGGGCGCGGGATCGCCGCCGCCGT from Jannaschia sp. CCS1 includes:
- a CDS encoding siderophore-interacting protein — translated: MPNDLTPPKPTPQKRISCVLTVSRAWRVTPNMIRVTLTGPEIADIPASIAGGHCKILLPAAGQSPADLTRAMAEGPKPTTRTYTIRHARPEACEIDIDFVAHGDNGPASAWAARVQPGDILGFAGPGQPKLTDMTADYYLIAADMSALPVALAGLEALPKDAKGIAIFEVQSAEDRQHINAPAGIAQHWLIHAHPEEQSAQQTDLIQRLTLPDGRIKTLVAGETGVIRALRLHLRGERALPRADVYASGYWRIGLAEDQHQKVKNTEAAEDEAKLAG
- a CDS encoding ABC transporter ATP-binding protein, whose protein sequence is MAEVSVKNLKKNYGAVEVIHGIDVDIADGDFVVLVGPSGCGKSTLLRMIAGLEEVTSGDILIGDRRVNNLSPNERDIAMVFQSYALYPHKTVEANMGFALKLRKMDKAEVKKRVADAAEILGLTPYLNRFPRALSGGQRQRVAMGRAIVRDPQVFLFDEPLSNLDAKLRVQMRTEIRELHLRLKTTTIYVTHDQIEAMTMADKIVVLNGGNVEQIGSPLDLYDRPDNRFVASFIGSPSMNLIDGMVTEVADGTATLALGEWTIAVPAQSGLVAGQKITLGVRPEHLSLSETGMPAKVRVVEPTGSEIHVVFQFQDQEVTAIFRDRHPLSPGDHVHLAPDMSHLHLFDGTTGARID
- a CDS encoding RbsD/FucU family protein; the encoded protein is MLKGIDPRLNADVLHCLRAMGHGDTLVIADTNFPADSVARHTIYGELLRMENLTCGAAMEAILSVLPLDTFVDDFAARMEVVDSPDEIPDVQGEVQEQIDRAEGRPRPMVSVERFEFYDQARESYAVIQTGERRFYGCFILRKGVIGPDA
- a CDS encoding ABC transporter substrate-binding protein, translated to MRLSILATVVTLALSGTAFADTITHAMGETDVPEAPQRIVMLTNEGTEALLSLGLTPVGAANSWTGDPWYTHITPQMDGVEPLGNETGINLELVAALEPDLILGNMQRHEEIYTQLSAIAPTVMSERLRGDWRVNYALYAEAVGMADEGAQILADYDARVAELSEALGDNLSEEVSVIRFLAAHIRIYQLDSFSGVILSNLGFARPAIQDVEDFAMRVGRESIPDMDGDRIFHFTYDNGNGEGEAAAEQALVDPLWQGLAAVQEGRVHSVSDEAWNTAGGILAARLMLDDIARIYGVE
- a CDS encoding ribokinase, encoding MSHDVVILGVFVADTAYRADRQPKMGETILGKSFALGPGGKGSNQAVAAGMAGGDVGFITKLGKDPFADMALATWDKAGVTSLASQHADSYTGAAYIFIEEATGNNAIIVSPGIAATISVADIDAHANTVRTAKVFMTQLEQPLDAAEHALGLARAGGAITILNPAPAAELPDSMLALCDYVTPNETETEALTGIPVQTTADATRAAEALLARGVKAAIITLGENGCLFHDGQSAVHIPAISAGPVVETTGAGDAFNGGFAAALAEGMAPLEAIRLGTATAAISVTRAGTAPSMPARSEIDALLASG
- a CDS encoding extracellular solute-binding protein; this encodes MKVELYKRLVAAQVSRRTMLKGAASVSALAASSGLMPGLALADGHANVREQILAIPGVGMGSPTDADWQAVGELCLGSTRARFAEGEFEGVELTFMGLNNQNLHNFLFRGFLRPWEEYTGATINWIDLAQADYNARLQQSIATGTVDFDIIEMGAPFEGDTAGRGLLDPMPDWVKEDIDMDDYVGYLQEPVGTWAGETYRVSIDGDCHNFNYRTDYFANEDFAAAWAEEGHEGPWEVPTTWQKVQEVSSFLAGKDDPFTGLQAHGYLDPLKGWGGFGFYFLASRATAYAKHPDDPAWLFDPEDMTPRVNNSAWVRAIQDVVDIMDTQPADQINADPGTTGFQQFLAGTGSMLSWWGDIGSSARTSDTSVVGDVVGFSILPGSDDVWNSATQTWDVLPDGPNFAPNMAYIGWGIYVMARAAEGGDLKRRAAWSAAAHLGGRDLSLWCSAYPSGFQPYRNSHFNIDEWEAAGYDRAFIEDYLGSEADSYNHPNAAIEPRIPGIFQYYSVAEDELAKIYAGEYGSVQEGADAIAAAWDAITDQIGRDSQVALYRSSLGLE
- a CDS encoding FecCD family ABC transporter permease: MTAARISLPVALMALALVAAAMGSSFMPLDRIIAALFGQGSRPDTVILWTLRLPRVLMAILAGAGLGIAGVLLQRATRNPLASPGVLGVVDGAAIGVLVFLLVFSNEANALAVSVAWQPIAAIIGALIFAAFVAVLAYRDIARPMTLILYGIALAALANAVVVLLIIAGPVYRASQGLIWLAGSVQSAEWREVWILLAALIGAVPVLAALIRPLDQMHLDDHSARATGLSVNRVRVFALILSVLLTAAMVSIVGGVGFVGLIAPHAARLLFGNRAVWQLTGAALIGAGMVLGADLIVRVLFQPLEVPAGAVTALIGAPYFLFLLIRQGRAHA
- a CDS encoding energy transducer TonB family protein; protein product: MKGARAVGVVAAVALSGGVHLAGAGYFAPDVVELDGGGDPAPARLGSSFADMVAGTPGRAEQDVVEPVEVEDAPQDPVDPPEAARVPILADAARVDVDPSEEAAPDITDVVEVEITAAPTDAQPSDAEADVAAAITPSTIAVVPVQPSRPVPVQPTVTPTPSVAQPTAAESPTDVMVAEDEVALTPLSSPRPRTRPEGLAPPPPAASGNAANNATRGSDIGTEAASATATTPTAQPAPQPGNAADIANYPGQVLRRISRAGRPRVRHTGADVVISFRIGSGGHLAGLSVARSSGNPELDQAGLSIVQRAAPFPPPPTGAQTSFSINFGGR
- a CDS encoding ABC transporter ATP-binding protein yields the protein MLEPLITIDAGTIGYRDVPVFQNLTLTIPKGEVTALCGPNGCGKSTALKAMRGLLPLTAGQILMDAMPLAHWDAKALARAVAMLGQTPSAPEEMRVRDLVALGRYAHRRPFAGLTGCDHAAIEAAIRATDMHALADTALANLSGGQAQRAWLAMVLAQQSPVIFLDEPTNHLDITHALSTLSLVRTMARDAGKTVVIVLHDLNMAATFADRIVLFKDGKIAADGPVRAVLTAETVEAVFDVRCAVLQRPESDLPLIVPLFAKTIRD
- a CDS encoding FecCD family ABC transporter permease, which produces MRAGNTILIAGAICLAVLSLHLGVRTYAPAEIWRALTSADADATAIIVRDLRVPRMVLAALIGAALALSGLMMQSVTRNPVAEPGLLGVNAGAAFAVVVLLTVQPGAGVWLVIGVAAMGAALAAALVFGLALSIGAAMSPVHLLLAGVTVAALLMAGVQVLIILNEQTLEELIFWLSGSFADRPIVGISVVAAGLGLGGGLCLFQAPALDALGADDATATGLGVDVPRLRLLLLGCAALLAGCAVALAGPIAFVGLVAPRLARLSGARGHAQLIPRAVLFGVLLALSADLIARFVLYPSEAPVSAVMALIGVPILIGLLRGTRMRLA